CGAGGAAGGACTCCCTCTTCCGTATCCTCCTATCCCGGATGATCTCTTCACTACTCACCGTCAATCCGATGAAAAGGGCTACGATCACGGAGATGAAGATGAACTGAGGAATATTCTCATTGAGCCGGAATACGTATTTGTACTCCTCCAATCCATTCGTCTCCAGGATGTGGAATTTCAGGAAGAATGCAAGCAATGCTGCTAGGGCCGGGGCCTCAAGCAGGTTGATGAGCATATACTGTCTATTGGTGAGTTTGGCCAATACATCCCGTGTGATGAATACCTTGAACTGGTTGAATAATCCTGGGATACGGAAAGAGGATTCCGGCAACTCCCCTGCCGCTCTGAATGATGATCGACCCGTTTCATTCTCTTGGTTGTAATACTCATACCATTCCTCAGGAGTCACCTTCCGGGTATTGGTCTGGTTTCCGTATTCATCGACCACTCGCGCCTCTAGGATATTGAAGACCAGTTCGGGATTGACATTTCCGCAGGCGAAACAATCTCCTTCATCACTATTGGCAAAAGAGGCTTTCTTCTTGAAATAGATGATACTATCTACCGGATTTCCGTAGAATGCTGAATAACCCCCATAATCCAAGAAGAAGATACGGTCGAACATCTTGAAAAGATCCGATGAAGGTTGGTGGATGACCACAAAGACCAATTTCCCTTTGAGGGTGAGCTCTTTGAGCAGATCCATGATATTCTCCGAATCTCTCGATGACAGCCCTGAAGTAGGCTCATCCACAAAGAGCACTGTGGGTTCTCTGATCAACTCGAGAGCAATGTTCAAGCGCTTCCGCTGACCACCAGAGATGGTCTTTTCCAATGGATTACCCACCTTGAGGTCTTTCCGGTCAAGTAATCCCAGATCCAGTAAGGTGCTTTCCACTTTCTCTACCAGTTCTTCCTCGGTCATTCCGGCAAAGCACAATCTGGCCGTGTAGTAGAGGTTCTGAAAGACGGTGAGTTCTTCGATCAATAGATCATCCTGTGCGACATAACCTATCTGCCCTTTGACTTGCTCCTTGTCGTTGTGGATGTCATATCCGTTCAAAGTGACATTCCCTGTACTCGGTCGGTATCGTCCGTTCAGGACGTTGAGCAGGGTGGATTTACCCGAGCCGCTACCTCCCATGATACCGATCATACGACCTGACTCCTCTTCTAAGTCCAGCGGATGGATTCCGATATTCCCATTGGGGAAGGTGTAGCTGATAGAATCGGCAGCAAAAACGACCTTGCGCTGATTGAGCTCATCCAGAAACACACTGGTGATGTCACTGTAGTAGATGGGCTTGATCTTGCTACTCCGGATGGTGGACCCCGGGCTGAGGATGTGACACCTACCGGATTGGATGACCTGACCGTTCAGATAGAGACTGTCCGGCCCGAAGTATCTCATGATATACTCATTGATCGAGCGGATACCTAGGATAGAGACATGGCCTTCCAGACCTTCACTCTGGATATGCTTGGTATGTGGATTCCCTTCGCCCAGATCAGAAGAGATGATGCACAGGTCAGGATTCTGCATCTCCAGTGACGATTCGGTCGATACAAATTCACGGATGGACTTGTACTCCTCTTGGGAGAGATTGAATGTGTCAGCGACCGTATTGACGAAGTCTATCTCCTGCTCATCCGGGACGCGGTTGAAATAGATGAACTCGAGCAACCAGATGACAACGACCGTCTTTTGACGTTGCGTCAGTTCCTCATTGATCTGCGAACAGATCTTGAGTACTTTGACCGAATTGACCGAAGTCCGCTTTCGCTTTGAAGATCCTTTGTGGTGCTCTCCGTGATACTGGTCATACAAGGCCAGATACTCCTCGACCAGGCTCTTGCTCAAGAGATTGAACAAGAATTGTTCTACGATGTCACGGGAGTCCCCTGTTGTATTCTCTTCACCATCGCCTACCGCCACAATGGCAAATAGTCGCATCAAT
The sequence above is a segment of the Flavobacteriales bacterium genome. Coding sequences within it:
- a CDS encoding ATP-binding cassette domain-containing protein codes for the protein MSERILKALMRLFAIVAVGDGEENTTGDSRDIVEQFLFNLLSKSLVEEYLALYDQYHGEHHKGSSKRKRTSVNSVKVLKICSQINEELTQRQKTVVVIWLLEFIYFNRVPDEQEIDFVNTVADTFNLSQEEYKSIREFVSTESSLEMQNPDLCIISSDLGEGNPHTKHIQSEGLEGHVSILGIRSINEYIMRYFGPDSLYLNGQVIQSGRCHILSPGSTIRSSKIKPIYYSDITSVFLDELNQRKVVFAADSISYTFPNGNIGIHPLDLEEESGRMIGIMGGSGSGKSTLLNVLNGRYRPSTGNVTLNGYDIHNDKEQVKGQIGYVAQDDLLIEELTVFQNLYYTARLCFAGMTEEELVEKVESTLLDLGLLDRKDLKVGNPLEKTISGGQRKRLNIALELIREPTVLFVDEPTSGLSSRDSENIMDLLKELTLKGKLVFVVIHQPSSDLFKMFDRIFFLDYGGYSAFYGNPVDSIIYFKKKASFANSDEGDCFACGNVNPELVFNILEARVVDEYGNQTNTRKVTPEEWYEYYNQENETGRSSFRAAGELPESSFRIPGLFNQFKVFITRDVLAKLTNRQYMLINLLEAPALAALLAFFLKFHILETNGLEEYKYVFRLNENIPQFIFISVIVALFIGLTVSSEEIIRDRRIRKRESFLDLSRGSYISSKIAVMFGLAAIQMILYVIVGAFILEIKGMALYYWVALFSTCAFANILGLNISANFNSAKVIYILIPVMIIPQLLFSGVIVSFDKLHPTFASQKGVPLIGNIMASRWAYEGLAVAQFKHNAYAQEFYPLDQLRYYSNWKKDSWINELTNKVSAVRRNLDDEEKQIYVQHDLALLHNELSEETDLIQGLEFPYLDRLNVMDINESILDETDAYLEILTKHYRSVFNTAELKKEQKIEAFQKQDPDFQTLFNVYSNESLEKFATNKNGLKSIMESQGELIQKKDVVYALPERGGLLESPFYSPEKYLAGRVTDTFWANVIVIWMMTLFLTFTLYTDIFIVLRRWYFSLRYRKK